In a genomic window of Accipiter gentilis chromosome 23, bAccGen1.1, whole genome shotgun sequence:
- the IL5RA gene encoding interleukin-5 receptor subunit alpha → MAVLIYHLKIMASMMIVFLILLWTTDSVQPNTPQAAVQVFPPVNFTLTVSALAQVLLHWKPNPNQEQKNYTIRYDVKILSPVPEEYDTKKTHSIRTAVLHNGFSAHIRTLLLHNDLLMTSDWVKEKLPPLPGAPETSVTNLSCVTRITISSTVSLHCTWLPGQGAPEDTKYFLFYRYETYTEECQDYIKDKWNRNTECRFSVTQIDPEEVDNLVVIHINGSSKYAAIKPFQQLFNQNAIEKVNVPRNVTVFLEQNDLLATWEKPISPFPKECFEYEFYLFNLKSGNKQILKISSNDFRLWIDVTSRYSIQIRANHHICCTRGFWSDWSEVIYVGQNKLENPVAWILAVLCVFTCCTFLLVAIICKINQVWSKLFPPIPTPSNKFRDPFPNDYERARTYTSETETEFSSFAEDLYCSTLDDSVF, encoded by the exons ATGGCCGTTCTCATTTACCATCTAAAGATTATGGCCAGCATGATGATTGTTTTTCTGATCCTCCTTTGGACAACAGACTCAGTTCAGCCAAACACACCTCAAGCTGCAG TTCAGGTTTTCCCACCTGTTAACTTCACCCTTACAGTCTCTGCATTAGCACAAGTACTTTTACATTGGAAACCAAACCCTAATCAAGAACAAAAAAACTACACTATTAGATATGATGTGAAAATCTTAAGCCCTGTGCCTGAAGAG tatgaTACAAAGAAGACTCACAGTATCCGAACGGCTGTACTTCACAACGGTTTCTCCGCACACATTCGGACATTACTTCTCCATAATGACCTTCTGATGACAAGCGACTGGGTGAAGGAAAAACTCCCGCCTCTGCCAG GTGCTCCAGAGACATCTGTCACTAATTTGTCCTGTGTTACTCGTATCACCATTTCTAGTACTGTTTCTCTCCATTGCACTTGGCTTCCTGGCCAAGGGGCACCAGAAGATACCAAGTACTTTCTATTTTACAG GTATGAGACATACACTGAAGAATGTCAAGATTATATCAAAGACAAGTGGAACAGGAATACTGAATGCAGATTTTCAGTGACTCAAATTGATCCTGAAGAGGTTGACAATCTTGTTGTAATCCACATTAATGGGTCTAGCAAGTATGCTGCAATCAAACCTTTTCAGCAGCTATTTAACCAAAATGCCATTG aGAAGGTGAATGTTCCCAGAAATGTCACTGTATTCTTAGAGCAAAATGATCTCCTGGCCACATGGGAGAAGCcaatttctccttttcctaaaGAATGTTTTGAATACGAATTTTACCTCTTCAACTTGAAGTCAGGTAACAAGCAG ATATTGAAAATATCCTCAAACGACTTCAGATTATGGATTGATGTTACCAGCAGGTATTCAATACAAATAAGAGCTAATCACCACATATGTTGTACGAGAGGATTTTGGAGTGACTGGAGTGAAGTTATTTATGTTG GGCAAAACAAACTGGAGAATCCCGTAGCCTGGATTCTCGCTGTGCTTTGTGTATTCACGTGCTGCACATTCCTGCTTGTTGCTATAATATGCAAAAT AAACCAAGTATGGAGTAAACTGTTTCCACCAATTCCAACACCCAGCAACAAATTCAGAGATCCCTTCCCAAATGACTATGAG AGAGCACGTACCTACACCAGCGAGACGGAGACCGAGTTCAGCAGCTTCGCTGAAGATCTCTACTGCAGCACCCTTGACGACTCTGTCTTCTGA